Proteins co-encoded in one Pseudarthrobacter chlorophenolicus A6 genomic window:
- the purE gene encoding 5-(carboxyamino)imidazole ribonucleotide mutase, with protein MSAPTTPTTGSAASPLVGLVMGSDSDWPVMEAAAEALAEFGIPFEADVVSAHRMPTEMIRYGQTAHERGLRVIIAGAGGAAHLPGMLASVTPLPVIGVPVPLKTLDGMDSLLSIVQMPAGVPVATVSIAGARNAGLLAVRMLASGTDELAASLRADLLEFAADLNAVASRKGANLRQKVSEVFAEGSGTLRGNR; from the coding sequence ATGAGCGCCCCCACCACGCCAACCACCGGATCCGCGGCAAGCCCCCTGGTGGGGCTGGTCATGGGCTCCGATTCGGATTGGCCCGTCATGGAAGCGGCCGCGGAAGCGCTGGCAGAGTTCGGCATCCCGTTCGAGGCCGATGTGGTGTCAGCACACCGGATGCCCACGGAGATGATCCGGTACGGCCAGACAGCCCACGAGCGCGGGCTTCGCGTGATCATCGCCGGCGCCGGCGGCGCGGCGCACCTGCCCGGCATGCTGGCCAGCGTCACTCCCCTGCCGGTCATCGGGGTACCTGTCCCGCTGAAGACGCTGGACGGCATGGATTCCCTGCTGTCCATCGTCCAGATGCCCGCCGGCGTGCCGGTCGCTACCGTCTCCATTGCCGGAGCCCGCAACGCAGGCCTGCTGGCCGTGCGCATGCTGGCTTCGGGGACTGACGAACTGGCGGCGTCCCTTCGCGCGGACCTGCTGGAGTTCGCCGCGGACCTCAACGCCGTGGCCTCCCGCAAGGGTGCCAACCTCCGGCAGAAGGTCAGCGAGGTCTTCGCCGAGGGCAGCGGAACACTGCGGGGCAACCGTTAG